Proteins found in one Anopheles aquasalis chromosome 3, idAnoAquaMG_Q_19, whole genome shotgun sequence genomic segment:
- the LOC126576399 gene encoding uncharacterized protein LOC126576399, whose product MVRLHLVCGVFLFAFLSWAHGQPVKDQELEEAMMTKLQDLQRLRDASGSAKANDEKMQLVGAAAGGADSGASLRPAFPMVASAGGGYKTKRSLNNSDRRTLLYNYYSRGLAPMYEKRNFDEIDRFARFNGKRNLDYEPSYTMDHGYSGRMSKRNFDEIDRFNAGFNYRLNGDEVAAIGKRNFDEIDRFGRFSFNKRFFPEVNELSVPARNGLKHDLSEDMAVINEYSQ is encoded by the exons ATGGTGCGACTTCATCTCGTGTGCGGTGTGTTCCTGTTTGCGTTCCTCAGCTGGGCCCACGGACAACCGGTCAAGGATCAGGAGCTAGAGGAAGCGATGATGACCAAGCTACAGGACCTGCAGCGGCTTCGAGATG CCTCAGGTTCAGCGAAGGCGAACGACGAGAAGATGCAGCTAGTAGGTGCGGCAGCTGGGGGTGCGGATAGTGGGGCTAGCCTTCGGCCAGCATTCCCCATGGTAGCCTCAGCCGGTGGTGGGTACAAGACGAAACGATCGCTCAACAATTCGGACCGCCGGACGTTGCTGTACAACTACTATTCGCGCGGATTGGCCCCGATGTACGAGAAGCGTAACTTTGACGAGATCGATCGCTTCGCCCGGTTCAACGGTAAACGCAACCTGGACTACGAACCATCGTACACCATGGATCACGGGTACAGTGGCCGCATGAGCAAGCGTAACTTTgatgaaatcgatcggttcaatG CTGGTTTCAACTATCGCCTGAACGGTGACGAGGTGGCCGCGATCGGCAAGCGGAACTTTGACGAGATCGACCGGTTCGGACGGTTCTCCTTCAACAAGCGCTTCTTCCCGGAGGTGAACGAGCTGAGCGTTCCGGCCCGGAACGGTCTGAAGCACGATCTGTCCGAGGATATGGCCGTCATCAACGAGTACTCGCAGTAA
- the LOC126576392 gene encoding mediator of RNA polymerase II transcription subunit 1 → MSTSGGPSTGGGAGTLPALLMANGGGGKLSSINSSSGSGSSGKPDVKPSLGGSTGGPGSKVLLGGEKHETWQMELLMERLRTKAKSAQYKSFPEMSKTVRMSLLEKRYALDAVEKSNLQKTLDSMQYCIKVTTRQGLVERLDCLTRQLGLKLSEDTSGLFISSDMFYLEIILDPLLGTVQDVKVHHECKMKQQSCSELVACLQRGDFADFTTQLEGLASIYQLNAEKKIKVNAFVALQALETDLHTLYTLTANRYTDVHSLLLQSPLGVLQKRRGGHPMRLTYFVPPYELLDPTTRTMNVLSAELIARERIGCSVTVVLEAASANKLQIQPLLTTGTGGGSGTGSTPTYAAIEKHNSTSLPATFVLRLSKPIPIDGAMMSAIRTVVGRSEGNDESTNATGTRNTSLMGLIAQHASGGTVQDLSRGLPVTLPDQHHCYYLTDNPSLRGVMVGSIPFTDPQHVPKLLVYLRRAAVFNQLLASCIRSTSTSTSSTTVSASGMMPELPTPVPLVFEVTALSCDYITVSLMHPYEESLATVEFDLQNIASIVVHVYCGEGDGTGGDDGRTAEAAEHISAVLQRCMSIPVTLRALVRYWKEQQEQKFKRNGTVGGSTGTTSTAGPGGPDGGSGAGGGLGSSTPDDSNGFPSLSLGPPSVEGGASGATNGGTVSGAGSSANGALNGTGLATLTLHQQHQQMLLQQQQQQRPSAGGTMMNGMAANGFGLLASSLGTGMEGFCDILTAATATGARNGGPAGMGDAVGVMPMGGLREPPDSLTGAATKKRRLNEDFCKSPKSDSNHGTAVGGGTEDTINTNNSNSSNSNNSAHASGGVATVAAVAAAAAAALLDEVQRAGAGGAIGGTEEDVGRRMAALLGGESGNANGTDSGCSLGEQQQQQHNRTTEKPQPQSNSNHSVTPTPPPPSSSSSSSSLGSGTSASAGNSAAVAALTALLDDTDKSRRMAAGTLLLESLNFPAGPEPPAAGLDSGRKRKRSSSSSSSSSSSSSSSTSSSSSSSSSDAEEEETVDLVEAQMSSFFAESASTLPVTMATTTALVTAMAATTTTTVTSSINAAATTAASGGGASGAKVTTLAASGQGKPTSTTLAMAIGTTGKPAILPTALSAMIEEKRAAGGALMAGGLEIIPLAANAGAATNNMVVPVTTSPTVTPPSSSATLKKSSSSSGTSSSSHRKAGDSGDRGKPEKKKKRKADEGMMGMATAAAMGPPNKIPLLKSGESSPSHRKASPKHSATSPVHHNSPKHGSGGLGFHSPKHGTGSTGSSPKHLTGGAGSGGSTGGMSGGGGKPSMSALKSAAATTGSSPKASSSAGGDLSLIAPVGSSSNSSKERGGDKEHRAEKKALQFSGSSSSLSVSSGGGGAAGRSKNATLKQLKQLDLSISVDGVSGGGGSPATIDLTGSPTSSGGLANSLGLGTGSIAAANMLQALQAAKHQRGTSKSMSQQQQQQQQQHGGGALSAVIDKLKSAQSADGDDGAVLVLPEMTITQQSQPSSMATGTSVNIGSFGALSGPGAGGSAITLKDVTKAGLLSSSSSSSSSAASLTNCASLGINSASQSPSMTSASGKASEYMVKPSSDGIKLTIQNKKGSKSSSNSSNSSGSKSGASSGGGSSKTGLKPGVSSGPISSKQQQQQSLQNHTTSFSGAFPSSTKSGHGSPHYTSSSSSSSSKTPFQKSNSFGSLSGSSGGGSGSVLKASSKVSSPKSTSNPGNSSSYASSKDKSSSGRLGSSKSSSTLGLSATGTTGGSTALVNPISIMKMLGYPTSASTDGFAKTLDTKFQIPKLSARTANAQSGNDGANEDRAKERGSTVAGTKEASSAGSRKQKQQTSSGGGTGGTMRPFAPSPSGSSNDGTNASTTNTNSARLLSDLLGSGAASGLKTAGKATGSNELHPLLPNIVQKMFGNESSATVAAGATAAAASGGVGSMMSHKSASSDGSMFPGGSASAGLMASMRSGSAPSTPTTTAAAAAPSVLPPYQSPVNNDSSGVANDLLSALMRPPSRPSMTQSNHSHVVQDGASDGAGLATMLMMAGSGGSAAAGLVGLDGATNTQQLMAALKSAAAAGSTVGIATNHHNHLHHTNHHVTSPASVSVHIVKSPAPSPLPFPSPHGGGAGGSVGVIDDDMLDEALIGIGSK, encoded by the exons atgtcCACTTCCGGCGGACCGagcaccggtggcggtgccggaaCCCTGCCGGCACTGCtgatggccaacggtggcggaGGGAAGCTGTCCAGCAtcaacagtagcagcggcagcggcagtagcgGTAAACCGGATGTAAAGCCCTCACTGGGAggcagcaccggtggccccGGCAGTaaggtgctgctcggtggcgaAAAGCACGAGACCTGGCAGATGGAGCTGCTGATGGAGCGGCTTCGCACGAAGGCCAAATCGGCTCAGTACAAATCCTTCCCGGAGATGTCGAAAACCGTCCGGATGTCACTGTTG GAAAAGAGATATGCGCTCGATGCGGTGGAAAAGTCCAACCTGCAAAAGACACTGGACAGCATGCAGTACTGTATCAAGGTGACCACGAGGCAGGGTTTGGTCGAGCGGCTCGACTGTCTCACCCGGCAACTGGG CCTCAAGTTGAGCGAAGATACGTCCGGTCTGTTCATCTCGTCCGACATGTTCTACCTCGAGATCATCCTCGATCCACTGCTGGGTACGGTGCAGGACGTTAAGGTGCACCACGAGTGCAAAATGAAGCAGCAGAGTTGCAGCGAGCTCGTCGCTTGCTTGCAGCGCGGTGATTTTGCCGATTTTACCACCCAGCTCGAGGGATTGGCCTCCATCTACCAGCTAAACGCGGAGAAGAAGATCAAGGTGAATGCGTTCGTGGCACTGCAAGCGCTCGAGACGGATCTGCACACGCTCTACACGCTCACGGCGAACCGGTACACGGATGTACACTCGTTGCTGCTCCAGTCACCGCTCGGTGTGCTGCAGAAGCGTCGCGGTGGTCATCCGATGCGGCTGACCTACTTCGTGCCACCGTACGAGCTGCTCGATCCGACCACACGCACCATGAACGTCCTGTCGGCCGAACTGATCGCACGGGAACGCATTGGTTGCAGCGTAACCGTCGTGCTGGAGGCGGCCAGCGCGAACAAGCTTCAGATTCAACCTCTCCTGACCACCGGCACTGGAGGTGGTAGTGGTACGGGATCGACACCAACGTACGCGGCGATTGAAAAGCACAACTCTACCTCACTGCCGGCCACGTTCGTGCTGCGCCTCAGCAAACCGATACCGATcgatggtgcgatgatgaGCGCCATCCGTACCGTCGTCGGTCGTAGTGAAGGGAATGATGAGAGTACCAACGCCACCGGAACCCGGAACACTTCACTGATGGGTCTGATCGCACAGCATGCCTCCGGTGGTACAGTGCAGGATCTGTCTCGAGGCTTACCCGTAACACTACCGGATCAGCACCACTGTTACTATCTCACCGACAATCCGAGCTTACGGGGCGTGATGGTTGGCAGCATTCCGTTCACCGATCCCCAGCACGTACCGAAGCTGTTGGTTTACTTGCGCCGAGCGGCCGTGTTCAATCAGCTGCTTGCGAGCTGTATACGGAGCACTTCAACGTCAACATCGTCGACAACGGTGTCAGCGTCCGGGATGATGCCAGAACTACCGACACCGGTACCGCTCGTGTTTGAAGTGACGGCACTGTCGTGTGATTACATTACCGTCTCACTGATGCACCCATACGAAGAATCGCTGGCCACTGTGGAGTTTGATCTGCAAAACATTGCCAGCATTGTGGTGCACGTGTACTGTGGCGAGGGAGATGGCACTGGTGGGGATGACGGTCGAACGGCCGAAGCGGCGGAACACATCTCTGCCGTCTTGCAGCGCTGCATGTCGATTCCGGTGACACTTCGTGCGCTTGTCCGTTACTGGAAGGAGCAACAGGAACAAAAGTTCAAGAGGAACGGAACCGTAGGAGGATCGACCGGGACAACATCAACGGCCGGTCCTGGTGGAcccgatggtggcagtggtgccggtggtggactAGGTTCATCGACCCCGGATGACAGCAACGGATTTCCGAGCCTTTCCCTTGGACCACCATCAGTCGagggtggtgctagtggtgccaCGAATGGTGGTACTGtgtccggtgccggttcctCGGCAAATGGTGCACTGAATGGCACCGGATTAGCCACATTAacgcttcaccagcagcaccagcagatgctgctacaacagcaacaacagcagagaCCCTCCGCTGGTGGTACGATGATGAACGGAATGGCGGCGAATGGGTTTGGCCTGCTTGCCTCTTCTCTCGGTACCGGTATGGAGGGGTTTTGTGATATACTGacggcggcaacggcgacaGGAGCCCGAAACGGTGGTCCAGCAGGAATGGGTGATGCGGTCGGTGTTATGCCGATGGGTGGGTTGAGGGAACCGCCCGACTCATTGACCGGTGCGGCTACCAAGAAACGACGATTGAACGAGGATTTTTGTAAGAGCCCAAAGAGCGATAGCAACCATGGTacggcggttggtggtggaactgAGGAtaccatcaacaccaacaacagcaacagcagcaacagcaacaacagtgcgCACGCAAGCGGTGGCGTAGCGACGgtagcggcagtggcagcggccgcagccgccgctTTGCTGGATGAAGTGCAGCGTGCCGGAGCGGGCGGTGCGATCGGCGGTACGGAGGAGGACGTCGGTCGCCGGATGGCGGCCCTGCTCGGTGGTGAATCGGGCAACGCGAACGGAACCGATTCGGGCTGCTCTTTGggtgaacaacaacaacaacaacacaatcgaACAACGGAAAAACCTCAACCTCAATCGAACAGCAATCATTCTGTcactcctactcctcctccaccatcatcatcatcgtcatcgtcatcattagGCTCTGGTACTTCTGCCAGTGCAGGCAACAGTGCCGCCGTCGCTGCCTTGACCGCTCTGTTGGACGATACGGACAAGAGCCGCCGAATGGCGGCCGGGACACTGTTACTCGAGAGTCTCAACTTCCCGGCGGGACCAGAGCCACCTGCTGCCGGGCTGGATAGTGGTAGAAAGCggaaacgaagcagcagctccagcagtagctcctccagcagctccagcagttcGACCAGCTCAAGCAGCTCGAGTAGTTCGTCCGATgccgaagaggaggaaacgGTTGACTTGGTAGAAGCACAGATGAGCAGCTTCTTTGCAGAAAGTGCATCAACGTTGCCCGTAACCATGGCTACTACGACTGCACTGGTGACAGCGATGGCTGCAACGACTACAACGACGGTAACATCTTCCAtcaacgctgctgctactactgctgcttctggtggagGTGCTAGTGGCGCAAAGGTGACGACTTTGGCAGCCTCAGGGCAAGGAAAGCCTACCTCCACAACGCTTGCGATGGCGATCGGGACCACAGGTAAACCAGCGATCCTGCCTACTGCTCTCTCGGCAATGATTGAAGAGAAACGTGCAGCAGGCGGCGCTCTGATGGCAGGAGGATTAGAGATCATTCCTCTGGCGGCGAATGCCGGTGCGGCCACTAACAACATGGTGGTTCCTGTTACGACTTCCCCCACCGttacaccaccatcatccagtgCCACGTTGAAGAAGTCATCCTCGTCCTCCggtacaagcagcagcagccatagAAAGGCCGGTGATTCCGGTGATCGTGGTAAgccggagaagaaaaagaagcgcaaAGCAGACGAAGGAATGATGGGAATGGCGACAGCGGCCGCCATGGGACCACCGAACAAGATACCGCTGCTCAAGAGTGGCGAGTCGTCGCCTAGCCATCGTAAGGCGAGCCCAAAACACTCGGCCACAAGCCCGGTTCATCACAACAGTCCCAAGCATGGTAGCGGAGGTTTGGGGTTTCATAGCCCCAAGCACGGTACCGGTTCGACCGGTTCCTCACCGAAGCATCTGACGGGTGGTGCTGGAAGTGGTGGCAGTACAGGAGGGatgagcggtggcggtggtaaacCGAGCATGTCGGCACTCAAATCGGCGGCTGCCACTACGGGCAGCTCACCGAAGGCTTCTTCCTCTGCCGGTGGTGATCTATCGTTGATCGCTCCAGTCGGTAGTAGCAGTAATTCATCCAAGGAAAGGGGAGGAGATAAGGAGCACCGGGCAGAGAAGAAGGCACTCCAGTTTTCCGGCTCCTCGTCGTCATTGTCGGtgtcttctggtggtggtggtgcggctggACGCTCGAAGAACGCTACGCTGAAGCAGTTAAAGCAGCTCGATCTGTCCATCTCCGTGGATGGtgtcagcggtggtggtggttcaccaGCCACAATTGATCTGACCGGCAGTCCAACGAGTAGTGGCGGGCTGGCGAACAGTTTAGGGCTCGGTACGGGCTCGATTGCAGCCGCTAACATGCTGCAGGCACTCCAGGCGGCCAAGCATCAGCGGGGCACCAGTAAATCCATgtcccagcaacagcaacaacagcagcagcagcacggtggcggtgcgctGAGTGCCGTGATCGATAAGCTCAAATCAGCTCAATCGgccgacggtgatgatggtgcggtaCTCGTGCTGCCGGAGATGACCATCACGCAGCAATCGCAACCATCGTCGATGGCCACCGGGACGAGCGTAAACATTGGAAGCTTCGGTGCCCTCAGTGGCCCCGGGGCTGGCGGCAGTGCCATCACGCTCAAGGACGTCACCAAAGCTGGTCTcctgtcgtcatcatcctcatcatcatcatcagcggcctcCCTTACCAACTGTGCCTCACTTGGGATTAACTCTG CCTCACAATCGCCTTCCATGACGAGTGCCAGTGGTAAAGCGTCCGAGTACATGGTGAAGCCCAGCTCGGACGGTATCAAGCTGACGATACAGAACAAGAAGGGCTCCAAAAGCTCGAGCAACTCCTCCAACTCGAGTGGCTCGAAAAGTGGTGCCagtagcggcggcggcagcagcaaaaccggCCTCAAACCGGGCGTTTCCAGTGGTCCAATAtcgtcgaagcagcagcagcagcaatcgctgCAAAACCACACTACCTCCTTCAGCGGGGCCTTCCCTTCGTCCACCAAGAGTGGTCACGGTAGTCCTCACTATAccagttccagcagctcctcttcctcgaagACACCGTTCCAGAAGTCCAACTCGTTCGGTTCGCTCAGCGGTTCTTCCGGgggcggcagtggcagtgtcCTGAAAGCATCATCGAAGGTTAGCTCCCCGAAGTCTACCTCCAATCCAGGCAATTCCTCTTCGTACGCCTCATCGAAGGACAAATCATCGAGCGGTCGATTGGGTTCGAGTAAATCCTCCTCCACGCTCGGTCTATCGGcgaccggtaccaccggtgggTCCACCGCTCTGGTCAACCCCATTTCCATCATGAAGATGCTTGGCTACCCAACGAGTGCCAGTACGGATGGGTTCGCAAAGACACTCGATACCAAGTTCCAGATACCGAAGCTGTCCGCCCGGACAGCGAACGCACAGTCGGGAAACGATGGCGCGAACGAGGACCGCGCCAAAGAGCGAGGATCGACGGTTGCCGGGACCAAGGAAGCATCTTCGGCAGGGAGCagaaaacagaagcaacaaaccTCTTCGGGCGGTGGCACCGGAGGAACGATGCGGCCATTTGCCCCCTCACCGTCCGGTAGTAGCAACGATGGAACTaatgccagcaccaccaacactaacAGCGCCCGTCTGCTGTCCGATCTACTGGGTTCCGGAGCAGCCAGTGGGCTAAAGACGGCCGGAAAGGCAACGGGAAGCAACGAGTTGCATCCGCTTTTGCCGAACATTGTGCAGAAGATGTTTGGCAACGAATCGAGCGCGACTGTGGCGGCaggtgcaacagcagctgctgcctctgGTGGTGTAGGTTCGATGATGAGCCACAAATCCGCCAGCTCCGATGGCAGCATGTTCCCCGGTGGTAGCGCATCGGCCGGCTTAATGGCCAGCATGCGCTCGGGATCggcaccgagcacaccgacaacgacggcggccgcagcagcaccgtctgTACTGCCACCTTATCAATCTCCGGTGAACAACGATTCTAGCGGTGTGGCCAATGATTTGCTTAGTGCTCTGATGCGACCACCATCCCGTCCTAGCATGACACAATCGAACCATTCACATGTCGTCCAGGATGGCGCTTCTGACGGTGCTGGACTTGccacgatgctgatgatggctggcTCCGGTGgctcagcagctgctggtttgGTGGGGCTCGATGGTGCTACCAATACGCAGCAGTTAATGGCGGCCCTGAAGAGTGCGGCCGCTGCCGGTAGTACCGTCGGTATTGCTACCAACCACCACAATCATTTGCATCACACGAACCATCACGTAACGTCACCGGCATCCGTATCCGTGCACATCGTCAAATCGCCCGCACCATCACCGTTACCCTTTCCTTCGCCGcatggaggtggtgctggtggtagtgtaggcgtgatcgatgatgatatGCTCGACGAGGCATTGATCGGTATCGGTAGCAaatga